CGTGTATCCCTGCAGCAGCTCTTTCAGACCAGCCGGTATCTCCACATTACCCATCGTACGGGTTCAGAGGTCACGGGTTGGAGTTTGATAGTTCACAAATCTAAATATCAAATATTTAGATTTGAAATATCAACTCTAAGCGTCAGCAAACAAACATACTTCTGCACGAAGCAAACTGACTCGACCTCCTCTCGTCCCACTCTCTCCAACATTTCAGCAgcttattgatttctttatttaGCACGGCCTGTCGGAAAGTATTGACCAGGACTTTTCACGTCAGATGTAATTAAAGGCTGTCAGATGGATTACGACTCAGAACTTGATGATTTGGCAAAGTTTCAAATAGTTACATTTGTTAAATGCTGCCAGTAGAAAAACAATTACTAAAAACACCTTCAATTGATGATTGAAATTGACATTTATTACATCTTCATGACAGAAAGATGAATTGGTTCTACTTACTACATTCTGTGTATTTTCATTACACATTTGAATTCTTATAtcttattatttcttttctctttttattcattcaaCTTATTGTCTTTATATTAACTATTTTCACTCAGTTTATTATCATCTTTTGTTGCAGTTGTTTAAAtaagctagggatgcaccgataccgggtCGGATATCTGGCTGATACGGACTCAAATAGCTTGATCGGGTATCGGctacaatggggccgatctattcaattctatgtttatatactatgtacattatatactggaattttaattcctgtttacgttttgactcattttttgtttcattaaaaaggtttacacttgatcTGTAATTCCTTAATTTTCaagattttttaccaatttGCCGATGCACGATTTATTTGAATGATATATAACAATTcagtacatttatatctacgtatttattagttacattttgttttacaaagttaggaaaacaatgtttaagttaGGCTGATGTTGTCtcacacataacagaatgatcccagtcacttccacacagtgacgCATAGAGCTTATTatttaaacactggtatcggatcagtactcgtatcggccgatacccaaagcccaggtatcgctatcgggatcgcaaaaagttggatcggtgcatccctaaataaaGCATGGATAGTCAAGTCTTCCATGTTttataacaaataaacaaataaaaaaagtgcatGACAGTCTAATTTCTAAATATGGATTCTGTTTTTTAATTTCTCTACATGAGGACATTCATATAATGTTCAATCAATCTCATTATGACTACTTTCATGGTTTCACATTAACACAAACAGAAAGTGTAGCGAGCATCGGTGGTCACGGCGTGGAGGGTGACCTCACGGGAAGAGGACAGTTTGAAAGGCGTGTTTGGactttttcaaacttgacaacataaacatccTAAATGGGTCTCtttgtgtttcctgttgcaatggTTATTAATGCAGTAGCTTACAGGAAGTGatcttggaccaaagctgttgccctagcaacagaatggcaatgaacaGGTCTATTGCTGAGagactgaacacacacagtacaacatAAAGCACCTTTTCCCTGATATGCACCCCTGCTCGCAGATAACAAAAGGTAAGGCACGGCATGTTCACTTCACTCCTTTTCttctataaaaaaataacacaaaagaaaacatgtaaaagaaaaaggagTGAGAACATTCAACagtctttgtgtctgtgtatgtttgtgtttgtgtactgGTACCGAGTCATCCCAACATCTCTGGTCTGAACCCTCCGCAGGACTGAATGATCCACATGCTCTACACAGCACCATGAGGATTCAAAGATAATCAAGCATATTATTGGAAAACTGTTAAAATCTctttgtgagtctgtgtgtgtgtgtgtgtgtgtgtgtctgtgtctgtgtgtgtgtgtctgtgtgtgtgccgcTAATAATAAACAGTTCTGTTCCTGGGATTGACATACGAGGCGATGCCGAGTCTTCATCACAGGTTCGGAGCTGACCAGTTCAGGAACTTCATTGCGAATTCAAATCCTAAGAAAcaagcctgaaaaaaaaaaaaaggtgtacaCAGACAAAAGTCTTTAGTTTGTGTATAATAGTGAATAAATAACattactttgttttctttgacaaaatgtacagtttttaatatttatttttaattgcaGCAGAGCTAAATAAAGAATTAATGTGCccttattttgtatttacatcCTTTATTGCTGTGTTAAAGTACTTTTTGATGAATCCAGATCATGAAGTGGCTTTAAGTGTAGATCTGACCTGTAGCAGCAGGAGTTCACTTTTACTGTGAGCTGATAACAGCTTTAAGACGCTGGCGATGTCATTAAAACATCCCAGTTTGCTGCATGATCTTCCCGTCACTTCTCTACTCTCCACTAGGGCAGCAATTAACTAActgatttttattattgattaaccTTCCAGTTATTTtctttggtctgtaaaatgtcagaaaagagtAAAAATGGCCGTCATTCTTTCCTACAGCCGAAGTTGACCTCCTAaaactgcttgttttgtccaaaacaaaaacatattcagtttacgATCACATGAGACAAACACAGGCAAAtttaaatgtttggcatttttcttTGACAAATGACCCAAAAGATTCAATAAAAgtaaaaacgcacaaaaaatactgtaaattattCTAATTGGTGAGTGTTCGCCAAATGCACAATGAAATATTGTCTGACAAACATATGATTTTCtaaagattttttaaaagttgttatGGTAAGAAgtgtaatttgttttaacattcTCAGAAAAAAGCATGACAGCTATGAGCGCAAACATATTTGATATTGTGACGACATCAAACAAACATGCTTGTGCATCTCTACAGCAGCTGAAATACACTGATGAGGGCCCAGAGATGCAAAGTTACCGGATTGGAAATTGGAAACATACTTCGATTCCTTGAGCATTTTTAATCTACTCAAAAATCGTTCTGGTGGGAGAAGGAAAACCGATTTTGGTAATTTGAGGTGTTAAAATGTGGCACATGCTATTAGCACCCGACCCAGGCAcacagtatgtgtatatatactgtatgtatatttttcctgaacctaaccaagcagttttgttgcctaaacctaactaaactgcgactgaaaactgaaaatgataataataataaaaaaaaaaaaaaaaaataataagtcaactaaatataaaaataggcttCTCGAGGGACTCGGACTCTGTTAAAATCTACTGTGTGTTGGTGAATtaatttacagtttgtttttggtCTTAATCTCAAAAAGCTGTCACTACAGATTGGTGTAGTGATTGGACTCAATCCGATCTATAGCTTAGTGATACAGATGTATGTCATTTTCTAGCATCCATTTCTAACATCCTGCTGCTACTAATGATGAGATTTATTCTCATTGCATGATATATTTATGAGCACATCTTCTTTCTTCCTGAACTTCTCAAACTGAACACTGCGTGGTGTCCAAATGCAACATCGGGCTTCTCTGGGCCCTTCACAGTGTTACTGAAACAGAAGAATAGGTCAAGTGTACTCACTGCGTTTGCAGGGAAAGCTCTGAGCATGACAGCGTTGAAGCCTTTATACAGAGAGCGCACGCCCTCCTCTCGGAACAGCTCCCGCAGAACGTCCCGGAAACCGTTGGGATATTTTCCTTCAGGAGCTGGGGGGGGGGCAGTGGGGGGGAACACATCAGAAAACTCACTCACAGACTCATTTTTAAAGACAAACCTGCTTGTAAAAGACACTCAACAAatgtaaaaagttaaaatatgcCTTTTTCAGACTGTAATATATTCATTTAGCCTGAACAAATAGTAAAATCTAAAAACAAACCTGTTTGGAAGCGGGACTTGACTACGTCGGCTGGAATTGCGACCGCCCAGTTAAAGATGCCAGCCATCCCCCCAGCAAAAAGAATACTGGGAACGCTGAGCTCATTATGGCTGCAGGGAGACAAACAACAGGTTCAACTACTCAGACGAGGATTTTTACAATACAGCAGGCAGTCAGAAATACTGTGAGGAAAGAACAAATATTCACCTTTTTCCTGCTGGTGTGAGGAGGTTCTTCAACCACTCGTAGGACGTGAAGTACATCCCGCTCGCTGGAACATCtgagttacaaaaaaaaaaaaaagagtgactTCAGCTGcattataaactataaactataaaatatAGTTATATCTAACTGATCAATAACTAAATGGATACATGTGAATGTTTTCATATGTAAACATGGAGTACTTTACTTCTTCTGACAGAATAGATGGGTGGTTTGATATGGATTTAAAGAGTCTAATCAAATCCGATGACCTACATATACACCATGTGTTGTTCTTAATACAAGAACACAGAGACGCATTAACTGAGACACTGTGATAACAACCCTACAGGAGGGTAGACAAAATAATAACACTTCATGAACATGACCTTAAACTCAGAAAAACACGTAATCAAGGTTACAAACGCAAAAGAGGGTTGTGTTAGATTGCATGTCAATGAAAACTGCATAATCCAGCGAGTTAGCGATGTGCTCCTATAACAATGTCGGACTCACGATGGACGGTTAAATACAAcaagaataaaaactgatgtAGCAGAACCacaaatattgtctttttttattccatgcgttcttcttccttgtcaaaacctggctcctacattacccacaatgcaactcgaccACCGCCATTTCTGTTGGAGATGCAGGTGTTTTATTCTAGTAGCGGCTAACGTGGCCTTGATCCGCTAGCCTCATGCAGAGATAAGGATCGGGCTACGGAGGTCTGGTAAGCTCACTTatttctaactccacacctctatttatttcattttcaaactcgTAGTCTTCAAAACCAACCGACGCCGACTCGACTGACATCAGACTTCAcgcagctctggagccacaaaaggtTTTATACAACTTGTTTCACATTATGCATTAGTGCTCCCCAAGAGCTGTAAACAAACTTTGATCAGTGAAATCAGcaaagttcccctttaaaaaggTACCATGTGGAGTTTTTAAGCCTCTAGTAGCTCTGTGGAGTTTAGTTTTTATGAGTGACTCCCCATTTTTGTGCACACATGAGGTCACATGATGGTTTCACACTACTCCACTGAGCTGCAGGTGGTAGAAACGTGCCAAGAAATGCAACGATGCACCAGCAAATGCAAAAAATACTTAAACAGTAACAGTGTTTGTTTACAGGGAAACTCCAAAGGGCACTTTTAAGTGAAGAGTTCTCAATATTTTATCTAGCCGCTGTAAATGTCAAACTTAACAGCAAGTTGTGAGCTCTGGTCTCAGGTTTAGTGTGTATCAGAGCAAAGCAGCACCTCTCATGAGAGTCAGAGCGGTGCCTTTGTAGATCCCTCTGATCCCAGACTGTCTGTACAGCTGTTTGACACAGTCCATGGGTCCCGCATACTTCACCTCTCCTGTGGAAGCCTGGAtctgcacacacagaaacacacacacacacacatattatttTACACTCACTGTCATTTCATTTTGGCGTGTGGAATCTACTATTATTCAGTGCTGTGGACACAGTGATTAGATCCTGTATTTATGTTTAAacacatgacctctgacctgtagGAGGCATTTGATGCGCTCTCCGGGAGCCATGATGGCGGTGGTGAACACGCCGGATAACATTCCCGCAGCAAACAGCTGTGGATACCTGCAGGAGACAACGTACTCACATATTATCACCCATAGAGCGTTTGTAACAGGTAAGTGAAGAGTGCGACCGCCTAAGACAGAGCGATCACCTACGTCAGGATATCATCAGGGGTTTTCTGTTGCAGTTTCTTGCCCAGTCCAAACCCAAAGAAACAGACAGCAAACATGGGCGTGACTCCGATGATCGGGGCCGTCATACCTTTATAGAGTCCTTTCACACCCTGCGAGGGAAGACGATGACGAGGAAACATCAGCATGAGAGGAATGACATTGTATGAAATATATCCCGGATATTGAGGCAGCATGCATCCTCACCTCTTTGGCTAAGGTCTTTTTAAGACAATCAATGGTTCCAGCATACACGAGGCTCTCTCCAGGTTTGGGTTTTGTCTGAGTCTGTAAACGCacctgagagaggagagaggatgcaCTTTGTAttgacctcacacacacaaaaatacacagaaCCAAGCATCAACAGTTTGGACCTCATTTTGTGCACTTTGAAAGTCCATAAAGACATGGATTGCACAGAGAACCTGACCTCAACCCCACCCAACACCTTTAGGATGAGTCTGAGCTCCGACTACTCcagcacacaccgattacaatACGTACCCACCAccctattttttttacagaaatgaaacccatttagttcattgtggcatatcagcggcatgttatcgaTCGATAGTCTGACGACGGACGCTATaatctgaaagtgaatgcatctgctTCGTAAggagtcagctcagagtagcaggggTCAGatttcacatacacacacgggacgggagagttgacagaccgagagatggcAGAGGATTTGATGTCGAAGCGAAAATCAAAcacgcctatttggcaatataaAACACAGCCACTTGACGTTAaagtttattaactggtgggaaaatttcctcaccgtcacatccctatcAGGTAtcatgtaaatgtgttacttggtgacatcatcacgttacgggagaaaaggcgggacttcaagcgaggcgtttcaggcagttcaggtgcagtgtttctgtaggggagagtaactccctttggagtggactttgggctttgtaaatTTGCAGACTTTTGTAcgcacaaaaaacaatataaagcaCAAAAGGTTCCCTTTAAGGTGATCATTTTGTGCTATGTTTACAGCTTACTCTGCTCACAAGTGGCCAGGTATAAAGACTCGTTACCATGGTGTGAACTGACCAGGAAACTTTATAGtgataaaataaacatgatgaaacTCAAATCTATCTTTGGCTTTTATAAACTGCAATTTCTTCCAACACATACACCAATATATCTGGCATAAGCTAATATCAGCCACTGACTGCAGTGTAGCTAAGCTAATTATCTAATTACTGTAGTGTCTAAGTCAGGGGTCAgtaacctgcagctccggagccacatgcggctctttagctcctctccagtggcttcctgtggatttaaaaaaatggaaatgaataactgtttttgttttgttttatgactatattctcgtaatattacgacttttttcacgtaatattatgactttattctggaaatctcagatgtttcttccctcaatgtggccctaatactccgtcgtacatttgctctttggccctcactgctttagacttatatactatatacttaaactataaactgtgtcacaatgctcaaatgttttgcggctccagacagattattacttattattttttgcctataatggctcttttgatagtaaaggttgctgactcctggtCTAATACAGTGATAGTGGATGGCAACATTCCTGCATTCAGGTGAGGTCAGGaggacacagcagcagcagcagcagggagctGAGTCATGTTAACACAGTGAATGTGGGTCAGAGGTGCTGCTGGTCCTCTGAGCTCTCTGCAGCACAGCTAATATTTACATGAGTGAGTGATACAGTGTGTTTGACATTATgttggtctctggtctctggctcTCTGCAAGGTGACCGGATGAACTCTGGTGGTTGTGTCCTGATGTAATGTGAGAGCATACTGTAAGTGAGACACACCAAGGTGCAGTAATCACCTTAATGGTGTCGAGTGGATGTCCTGTGAAGACGAGGCAGACGCCTCCGAAACCTCCTGCGAAGAAGTTCTTCATGGGACTGATCTGCTGCGGCTGTTTGGACATTTTGACTGAAACACAACAGACTGGATCAAAAACAACCGACACCGGAAacaaactcaaacacacactgagacagatTTAAAAGAGAGGAGGTATAACGTTATGTGTTACCTGGTCGACGGTGAGTCTCTGAGGTGTGTTAGTGTGCTGCTCCGCCTGTCACTACTGACTGCTGGACCTTTCACCCACTTATCAACCCGGACCCGTTTGAATGCGACACAGGTGTACTCTGGTACGTCTCTGTTTGGTGTCCGGGGGGAAATTAACAACTTGTGTTTGAAACTTGAATAACATATTCCTTTatgttgatatatatatatatatatactgtatatatatatacagtatattagtatatatatactgtatatatatatacagtatatatactgtatatatatatacagtatattagtatatatatactgtatatatatatacagtatatatatacagtatatacagtatatatatacagtatatatatatacagtatatatatatatatatatactgtatatatatatatacagtatatatatatatatactgtatatatatatacatacatacatacatatatacatacaaacatacatagatacatacatacatacatatatatatacatacatacatatatacatacatacatacatacatatatacatacatacatatatacatacatacatacatacatatatacatatatacatacatacatacatatatacatacatacatacatatatacatatatacatacatacatatatacatacatacatatatacatacatacatacatatatatatacatacatacatatatacatacatacatacatacatacatatatacatacatacatatatacatacatacatacatacatatatacatatatacatacatacatacatatatacatacatacatacatacatatatacatatatacatacatacatatatacatacatacatacatatatacatatatacatacatacatacatacatacatacatacatacatacatacatacatacatacatacacacatatatatatacaatatttcaATCCTGTtcattatatatgtatttttctctctctatgtTCAACAACAATATTTTATTACGATGTCCTGTAGGTAGTTGATGATCTTTTTTTGGAGGTGTGATTCTGTTTTGAACAGGAATCCTTATATGAactgaataaaatgaaatgtcattttaaacaattattgccatgtaaaatgtgttgttcaaacaatacagtgtgccttggattatttttgagggagacttgcattttgtacttttttccacccattcaatgagcccttcacaagaatgagcccaatacacctgaagga
This portion of the Sebastes fasciatus isolate fSebFas1 chromosome 1, fSebFas1.pri, whole genome shotgun sequence genome encodes:
- the slc25a20 gene encoding mitochondrial carnitine/acylcarnitine carrier protein, encoding MSKQPQQISPMKNFFAGGFGGVCLVFTGHPLDTIKVRLQTQTKPKPGESLVYAGTIDCLKKTLAKEGVKGLYKGMTAPIIGVTPMFAVCFFGFGLGKKLQQKTPDDILTYPQLFAAGMLSGVFTTAIMAPGERIKCLLQIQASTGEVKYAGPMDCVKQLYRQSGIRGIYKGTALTLMRDVPASGMYFTSYEWLKNLLTPAGKSHNELSVPSILFAGGMAGIFNWAVAIPADVVKSRFQTAPEGKYPNGFRDVLRELFREEGVRSLYKGFNAVMLRAFPANAACFLGFEFAMKFLNWSAPNL